Below is a genomic region from Rubrivirga sp. SAORIC476.
CGACCTCGACGAACAGGCCGATGTGATCCCGGAGGATCGCGGCGGCGTTCGTGAGGGCGTCCTCCGCCGAGAGGCTGCCGTCCGTCTCGACCTCGAGCGTGAGCCGCTCGTAGTCGATCTTGTCGCCGACGCGCGTCGGAGTGACGTGGTAGCGGACGTTCAGGATCGGCGTAAAGATCGCGTCGATGGCGACGACGCCGATGGGGTCGTCGGCCCGCTTGTTGTCCTCGGCACCGACGTAGCCACGGCCCTGCTCGATCCGGAGATCGATGCGGACGTCGGCATCCTCGGCCAGGGTCGCGATGTGGTGGTCGGGGTTGAGAACCTCGAAGTCCGCCGTGTTGTCGGCGATGTCCTTCGCGGTCCACGTGCCCTGGCCTTCGAGGTGGATCGAGACCGAGCCCTCGTCCTCCTCCTCGGCCCGGAAGCGGACACCCTTGAGGTTGAGGATGATGTCGGTCACGTCCTCGGTCACGCCGGGGATCGTCGAGAACTCGTGCTGAACGCCGTCGATGCGGACGGCCGTGATGGCCGTGCCAGAGAGGGACGAGAGGAGGACGCGCCGAAACGCATTCCCGATGGTGACGCCGTAGCCGCGCTCGAGCGGCTGGACGACGAACCGCCCGTACGTCTCGTTCATCTCCTCGACCTGCACGCCGTCGGGCATCTGGAGCTGAATCTGTGCCATAATTGAGGCTTGTCGTTGCATGAAGGAGAGCGAGGCGCCCCGCACGGCCCAGACGGACCAGGCAGGGCGCCGGGCGGGTTACTTGCTGTAGAGCTCGACGATGAGCTGCTCCCGGATGTTTTCCGGGATGTCCTCGCGCGCCGGGAAGTCGAGGAACTTGCCCTTCAGGCTGTCGCGATCGACCTCCAGGAAGGGGTAGTTGCGACGGTTCACGCTAACCGCGTCCTGCACCATGTCGAGGTTCTTCGACTTGGGGCGGATCTCGACGATGTCGCCGGGGCGGAGCTGGTGGCTCGGGATGCCCGAGACGCGCTCGTTGACCATCACGTGTCCGTGCGTGACCAGCTGGCGGGCCTGGCGGCGCGTCCGCGCGAAGCCGAGCCGGAAGACGACGTTGTCCAGGCGAGCCTCCAGGAACTGGAGGAGGTTCTCGCCGGTGACGCCCTTCTTGCGGGCCGCCTTCTCGAACAGGTTCCGGAACTGGCGCTCCAAGAGACCATAGGTGTACTTCACCTTCTGCTTCTCCTTGAGCTGCGTCGAGTACTCGGACTCGCGACGGCGGCGGGCATTGCCGTGCTGGCCGGGGCCGTAGGGCTTGCGATCGAGGGCCTT
It encodes:
- the rpsD gene encoding 30S ribosomal protein S4, with product MARYRGPKQKIARRFGEPIFGPSKALDRKPYGPGQHGNARRRRESEYSTQLKEKQKVKYTYGLLERQFRNLFEKAARKKGVTGENLLQFLEARLDNVVFRLGFARTRRQARQLVTHGHVMVNERVSGIPSHQLRPGDIVEIRPKSKNLDMVQDAVSVNRRNYPFLEVDRDSLKGKFLDFPAREDIPENIREQLIVELYSK
- a CDS encoding DNA-directed RNA polymerase subunit alpha — encoded protein: MAQIQLQMPDGVQVEEMNETYGRFVVQPLERGYGVTIGNAFRRVLLSSLSGTAITAVRIDGVQHEFSTIPGVTEDVTDIILNLKGVRFRAEEEDEGSVSIHLEGQGTWTAKDIADNTADFEVLNPDHHIATLAEDADVRIDLRIEQGRGYVGAEDNKRADDPIGVVAIDAIFTPILNVRYHVTPTRVGDKIDYERLTLEVETDGSLSAEDALTNAAAILRDHIGLFVEVDTSTGQDAEETEVDAEVQRVRAILGQSVDDLDLSVRAQNCLRAASIKTIGDLVRREESEMLKFRNFGRKSLLELVQVLDERGLRFGMDVERYGDMN